DNA sequence from the Candidatus Sulfuricurvum sp. RIFRC-1 genome:
GATAGTACGTTATACCCTTTTTCTTTACTTCGCAGCGTATTGATGATTTTAGCCTGTTCCAGATGATTTAGATACTCGTATACTTTAGGTCTTGAAATTTGAGTTGCAGATGAGAGATCGGTGATATTAGGGATAAATGGGACATTGATTGCCAAAAGGTAAAGAAGCTTTTTGAGCTTTCCGATTTGTGCCATTTCAATTCGGTTAATATAGGGTAAATCGGTTTCAAGGATGAGATTGATCACTTGTACGAGACGTTGATGGAAATTATCTTTGTCTTCCAATACAAACGGATAGGCACCATATTCTAGATATTCTTTAAAATATTTGAGTGGTTTGATCTGCTCTGATATATTTGTTGCAATCGCACCATGGTTCTCTAAAAGATCTTCGAGGCTGATAGGCTGGTATTCCATAGCACCACTAAGGCTCAAATATTCTCTAAAAGATAGATTTTCAAGAGTATAAATAAGGCTTCTTCGAGAAAGGTCCCCTTTTTGTTTATTGATCTGGAGGATCGAAGAACCTGAAAAGACGACTCGAAGAGCAGAAGCATCATAAATTGTTTTGACATGGCTTGACCAATCGTCATATTTATGCACTTCGTCGATAAACAATATCTCTCCCCCATAGCTTTCAAATTCCATGGCAAAATCATATAGAGATACCGATTGGAAATAGGGGTTATCGAGCGAAATGTACAGCGCTTTATCACTCCCTTCATAGTTTTCTTTGATGTACTGGAGCATCATTGTGGTTTTTCCAAGTCCTCTTTGCCCCAAGATACCGATCGATTTAGATGTCCAATTGATTTGATCATAAAGGTAACGCTTTTTATCCAGTGAAATCGTGCGGAGCCGTTTTGCTTGTTCTTGGAAAAGTGTTTGTAAACTCATATAGGCAACCTATTTATAAATATGTAAAGTAAGATTAACATTATTGCGATTAATTGTCAAGCCCTTGTTCAAAATTACTCTTTATTCGATTCAATGTATTAATCAATGTCGAATTCTATACCGTAATATCTTTTATGGTGTATGAAAACGATAGCGATGGAATTTCTACCGAATTATCATTAAAATTATAAATTTCATACAATAGCAAACAAAAATAATAACGTTATATAACATATTAAACATCAGTATGTGTTACTTTTTGTAAAACATTAAAATAATTATTTACTGTTTATTTAAAATATCACTTTTCTAAGAAACACTTAGTTATTATAAATTTCTTAAATAATTTAGATAATGAAGTGCCTATGAAACTACCCGCTATTTTTCTCCTAACTGCCTTGAATCTTTTATGTGCCCGTGAGATCACGTTTTTCGAGTTAAAAGAGAGTGCGTTGCACTCTTCCCACCGTCTTAATCTCCGCTCCATCGACACAAAAATCGAAGAAGCCCGCCTAGAGAGTATCTATTCGACCCTCTATCCTCAGTTCTCTTTGGGCTACAGCGGTGAATATAACCATAACCTCGATCCCCAATCCTCCGGGAGTATTTCGGTGGGTGATACGACGATTAACTCTACTATCCCCTATGAGCACTCGGTGGCTCTTCGACTGAATTACGAACTCTATCATTTCGGCTCTACGCTCAAACAGATCAAAGTAGGAGAAAAAGAGATTGTAGTAAAAAAACTCGATCAGTGTAATGAAGAGATCAAACTCTACCGCGAACTTCTCGAACATTATGTTCGTGCTCAGAGGACTCAGAGTGAAAAAACGTTCAAATCACAAATGCGAACACTCCGCCAAGAACTCTACAGTCTCAAACAGCGGCTCTACAGTGCCGGTAAAGAATCACGCGTTTCGGTCGGGGATGAAGCAATCCGTATCATCGATCTTGAACGTGACATCGAGCGCTCCTCCATGGAGTTCGACGAAAACATCATAGCCCTCTCTCAAAAATCCCATATCGATCTCAGTACGACCGATACCAGATTACTCCCTTTGGAAACAAATGGGGAGAATAACACATTATCCTTTTTCCATACCCCGCAAGCACGCAGTTACGAAGAAAGAATCCTCCAGAAACAATCCGAAATCTCGATGTTGAATCGCTCGCAGTTCCCGGTCGTATCGCTTTACTCATCGTACTATCTCTACGGATCGGATCAGGATAACTTTTCACGCGGATTTGATGATATCCGTCCCAATAGCTGGAACGCCGGGGTGAGTCTGCGATGGAGTCTGTTCGAGGGGTTCAAATACAACAGTGAATCCGAACGTCTCCGTCTGGAACTCTCTCGCATCCGTGAAGAGGTTGAATTGGCAAAGAGGGAATTTGATCATGAAACCCGCACCAAACATGAGAAGCTCAATCGTCTTTCACAGCTCACCAAGAACGAAACCGAAGCGCTCAATGAAACCCGTTCCAAACTCACCATGACCCAAAGACTCAGAGCGCAGGGTGAAGCGGACGCCGTGAGTGAGGTGAGTGTAAAACTCGAAGCACTGGAGAGAGAATTGACATTACAAAGTGAAACGATTCAGCACTCTTATGAGGCGGAATCGTTGAAATTACAGCATAGCGGAATTGAATCATGCACAGTGCGCTAACCGCCCTCGAAATAGCGGGTAAACTCAACCGCATCGCGATCGATACCCGCGTCATTATCAAAGAGTACGCCCTAAGTGAAAGCGAACCCTCTATCGAAGAGCTGAGCCGTATTGCAACGGCTCAAGGATTCCGCGCAAGCATCAAAAAACTCTCCGTCGAAAAACTGATCGAGTCTTATCCGATGCCGATCATTGTTCAAAAGATCGATGGCACCTATATGAGTATCATCCAAGCCAATAGTGAGAAACAAGAACTACTGGTCTTTGACATCACCCGTAAAGAGCCTTATATTATGAGCTATGAAGATTGTAACGCTCAAAGCACAGGCAAAAGCATCGTCCTAAAGCACCGTATCCTCAGTGCTGATGCACGATTCGGATTCGGGTGGTTTTTTCGCCAAATCATGAAGTACAAAAAGGTGATGGCAGAGGTATTGATCGCCTCCTTCGTTCTTCAGCTATTCGGTCTCGTCGCGCCGCTCTTTACGCAGGTGATCCTCGATAAGGTTCTCGTACACCGCTCGATGAGTACTCTCGATGTCCTTGCGGTTGCTTTTATCGCCGTGGCGGTGTTCGAACTGATCCTCAATCTGATCCGCAGTTACATCTTCGCCCATACCACCTCGAAAATTGATGCAAAGCTGGGGCGAAGCTCTTTCACCATCTCCTCGCATTGCCGTTCGTCTATTTCGAAAAACGTAAAGTGGGGAACATCATCGCCCGTGTTCGTGAACTCGACCAGATCCGTGAGTTCATCGCTAACAAATCGGTTACCCTCATCCTCGATGTCCTCTTCTCGGTGGTCTTTGTCGCGGTGATGCTCCTCTACAGTGTCAAACTCACCCTTGTTGTACTGGGATTCGTTACGGTCATCGCGATCCTCTATCTCATTATTACCCCTGAGCTACGTCGCAGACTCGAAGAGAAGTTTCAGATGGGGGCGCAAAGCAATGCCTATCTCGTCGAAGCGGTAACAGGAGTTCAAACGGTCAAATCCCTCGCGCTAGAGGGTTCGATGCAGCGCAAATGGGAAGATTACCTCGCCCGTTACGTCAATGCGGGATTTCAGCTCAGCAACCTCTCCAACATCCTCGGAGGGGTGAGTGGAGCACTCCAAAAGCTCCTCACCATCTCGATGCTCTATATGGGGGTGACGTTAGTATTGGAGGGGAAACTGAGTGTCGGTCAGCTCATCGCGTTTCAGATGTTTGCAGGGCAGTTTACGGGACCCGTATTGCGACTGGTGAATCTATGGAACGAGTTTCAACAAACACTCCTCTCGGTGGATAGATTGGGTGACATCCTCAACACCCCGACAGAGCAAACCAATGACAAGGCGATCACCCTCCCTAAAATCGATGGAAGCGTGAACTTCGATAACATCGTCTTCTCCTACGCTCCCGATTCTCCCGCTGTACTAAACGGTATCAGTGCCGAAATACCTATCGGGAGCAGTGTAGGACTGGTAGGACGCAGCGGCAGCGGTAAGAGCACCATCACCAAACTCATCCAACGTCTCTATATCCCTAACAGCGGAACAATCTACATAGACGGAGTAGACGTACGTCATATGAACCCCAAGTGGCTCCGTAACAACATCGGAGTAGTCTTGCAGGAGAACTACCTCTTTAGCGGCACGATCAAAGAGAACATTGCCCTTAGCCGTCCCGATGCCCCTATGGAGCATATCATCGCCGCATCTCGTATGGCGGGAGCCGATGAGTTTATCGCCGAACTCTCAGAGGGGTATGATACGCAGGTAGGAGAACGAGGTGCCGCACTCTCAGGAGGTCAGCGTCAGCGTATCGCTATTGCCAGAGCTTTGATCACCAATCCTCGCATCCTCATATTTGACGAAGCAACTTCGGCACTGGACTATGAATCGGAACGGATCATCCAAGACAATCTCCAAAGCATTAAAACAGGACGAACCATGTTCATCGTCGCTCATCGCCTCAGTACAGTCAAAGATTGCGACATCATCATCGTGATGGACAAAGGGCATATCGTAGAGCGCGGAAGCCATGAAGAGCTAATGCGCTTACAAGGATACTACTACAAACTCACCACACAGCAAGGTTTATAACGATGGGCTTATTTCACACCAAAGACAAACACGAATTTACCCCGCTCCTCGTCGAGATTGAAGAGCGTCCCACGTCACCGCTAGGGCGAAGCCTCCTCTATGCCATCCTCGCTTTTATGGTGATAGGACTCCTTTGGCTCTTCCTCGCCAAAATCGACGTGGTAGTGAGCGCACGGGGCAAAGTCGTTCCCGATGGTGAGATTAAAACCCTCCAGCCGGTAGAGACGGGGGTGATCAGCGCTATTCATATCAAAGAGGGGCAAAGCGTTAAAAAGGGGGAGGTGCTGATGGAGATCGACCCCTCGCTCACCCAAAGCGATCTGGAGTCCAAACAAAAGAACCTAACACTCCTTGATTTAGAGATTGAACGCCTCGATGCCCAGATCAACGATAGAGCCTTTCATCCTAGCAGTAAATGTCAAGATACTGCCGCCATCGCCACTCAGCAGATGATGTACACCTCCGGCTCCCTCGCCTACGATCAACAACGCCAAGTCCTCCAAGAACAGATCCGCCAAAACGATGAAGCGACCGAAGCGGCAAAAGCGGATAAAAGCAGACTCAAACAGCTCTTAGCCTCCGCAAAAGATCACGAAGCCCGTCTCAAAGAAGTCCTCGACATCATCGCCAAACGTGACTACGTCGAAGCACAGAACCAACGGATAGAGTACCAAGAACAGCTCACCATGAAAGAGCATGTCATCGCTCAGTCTCAAGGCAAACTAAACGAACTCAACCAACAGCTCCGCCTAATCACCCAAGAATATCGTAACAAACTCTTAGCCGAACTCACCCAAAAGTCCAAAGAAGCAACCTCACTGCGTACCGAAGTGGAAACAACCCAGTTTCGTAACGCCAAACAGCAGATCATCGCTCCCGTAGATGGCTACATCGGGAAACTCTTAGTCCATACCGTCGGTGGAGTCGTTACCCCCGCAGAGAAACTTCTCACTCTCATCCCCAAAGGTGTCCCTCTCATCATCAAAGCCACCGTACAAAACCAAGATATCGGATTCGTGACCAAGAAGATGGAAGCGGCAGTGAAGATCGATACATTTGATTTCCAAAAATACGGACTCATCCACGGAGAGGTCAAACACATCGCCGATGACGCTATCGAAGATGAGAAACTCGGACCCGTCTATGAGATCGCCATAGCACCTTCTAGCCTGACCCTCAAAGGGGAGGGGAAAACTCTCTCCATCCATCCGGGGATGAGTGTGACCGCAGAGCTCAAAGTCGGCAAACGTAGAGTGATAGAGTTCTTTATCTATCCGATGATCAAATATCTCGATGAAGGGTTGAGTGTGAGATGATTAAAATATCCGTCGTCGTTCCGTTTTACAACCCTCCAGTACATTTGTTTTCCGAATGTTTGCGTGCACTTAAACAACTGAATCCTTATGAAGTGATTTTAGTCGATGATTGTTCATCTGATAATCAAGCGGTTCAGATGGCGCAAATATCAAGATTCGTCTATCTTAAAACTCCTTATCAATCGGGACATGACGGAATGCCTTACAACATTGGTGCTCGATATGCTAGTGGTGATTATATTTGTCGTGTTGATGCGGATGATGTGTTACTTGACCTGCCAAATACAATGAACGCGGATATTCATTTCGGACGACTTAATCGTGTAAAAGCTCCTGTAGGGATTACGGTCGAAGAATTGATTCTTGCTCCTAGAGCAATTATGAATGGGATGGTCATTAAAAAAGAGATTGCACTTCGATATCCATCTGCTGAAGATAAAAATGTCTACGGAGATGTCCTCTTTGCTCTGAGAGTATTGCATAATAGACATTCGTACAGTGTCCATCCAACTGTCAATTATATCTATCACAAACATCCCACCTCTATCCAAAACTCCAAGCCGCTGTTTTATCATA
Encoded proteins:
- a CDS encoding AAA family ATPase, producing MSLQTLFQEQAKRLRTISLDKKRYLYDQINWTSKSIGILGQRGLGKTTMMLQYIKENYEGSDKALYISLDNPYFQSVSLYDFAMEFESYGGEILFIDEVHKYDDWSSHVKTIYDASALRVVFSGSSILQINKQKGDLSRRSLIYTLENLSFREYLSLSGAMEYQPISLEDLLENHGAIATNISEQIKPLKYFKEYLEYGAYPFVLEDKDNFHQRLVQVINLILETDLPYINRIEMAQIGKLKKLLYLLAINVPFIPNITDLSSATQISRPKVYEYLNHLEQAKIINTLRSKEKGYNVLSKPEKLLMQNTNLSFALSSSVDIGSMREAFFVNQIKNALAAKNRFIDESIYSSKKGDFLVDDKYTFEIGGKNKGFEQIKDISNSYVASDDIEIGYKNKIPLWLFGFLY
- a CDS encoding TolC family protein, coding for MKLPAIFLLTALNLLCAREITFFELKESALHSSHRLNLRSIDTKIEEARLESIYSTLYPQFSLGYSGEYNHNLDPQSSGSISVGDTTINSTIPYEHSVALRLNYELYHFGSTLKQIKVGEKEIVVKKLDQCNEEIKLYRELLEHYVRAQRTQSEKTFKSQMRTLRQELYSLKQRLYSAGKESRVSVGDEAIRIIDLERDIERSSMEFDENIIALSQKSHIDLSTTDTRLLPLETNGENNTLSFFHTPQARSYEERILQKQSEISMLNRSQFPVVSLYSSYYLYGSDQDNFSRGFDDIRPNSWNAGVSLRWSLFEGFKYNSESERLRLELSRIREEVELAKREFDHETRTKHEKLNRLSQLTKNETEALNETRSKLTMTQRLRAQGEADAVSEVSVKLEALERELTLQSETIQHSYEAESLKLQHSGIESCTVR
- a CDS encoding HlyD family type I secretion periplasmic adaptor subunit, whose translation is MGLFHTKDKHEFTPLLVEIEERPTSPLGRSLLYAILAFMVIGLLWLFLAKIDVVVSARGKVVPDGEIKTLQPVETGVISAIHIKEGQSVKKGEVLMEIDPSLTQSDLESKQKNLTLLDLEIERLDAQINDRAFHPSSKCQDTAAIATQQMMYTSGSLAYDQQRQVLQEQIRQNDEATEAAKADKSRLKQLLASAKDHEARLKEVLDIIAKRDYVEAQNQRIEYQEQLTMKEHVIAQSQGKLNELNQQLRLITQEYRNKLLAELTQKSKEATSLRTEVETTQFRNAKQQIIAPVDGYIGKLLVHTVGGVVTPAEKLLTLIPKGVPLIIKATVQNQDIGFVTKKMEAAVKIDTFDFQKYGLIHGEVKHIADDAIEDEKLGPVYEIAIAPSSLTLKGEGKTLSIHPGMSVTAELKVGKRRVIEFFIYPMIKYLDEGLSVR
- a CDS encoding glycosyltransferase family A protein, giving the protein MIKISVVVPFYNPPVHLFSECLRALKQLNPYEVILVDDCSSDNQAVQMAQISRFVYLKTPYQSGHDGMPYNIGARYASGDYICRVDADDVLLDLPNTMNADIHFGRLNRVKAPVGITVEELILAPRAIMNGMVIKKEIALRYPSAEDKNVYGDVLFALRVLHNRHSYSVHPTVNYIYHKHPTSIQNSKPLFYHRMRHIQTVARFCQLEQIDPKQSIRYLEMAMLNVRHGSNSLKLFHQKNLSDNSKDTS